The Branchiostoma lanceolatum isolate klBraLanc5 chromosome 1, klBraLanc5.hap2, whole genome shotgun sequence genomic sequence CACCGTTGCATTGAATCTCGCTGCTCACATACTTGTTGAAAGTATGTCTTATTCCCTATTCAATGTATATCAAAATTGTTATCACAACTTGCTCACACACACTAAGCCAGTTTACACACGTCGCGAACCAAGAAAGAAAGTAGGAAATtcaatgtaataaaaaaaaatttgtttagCTCAGATTGTTTCACCTGCCTTTGTCCGATATTAAATGAAGATAACAGGTGAAAAATCATCCATCTTgtcatgaaatattttttttcatttctttttttttaaatttcttgaagacgtttttttgctatttttcatgAAAACATCGCCTAGTCGCTATCGCTCTGTCCGTCATTAAACATGTCTGAAAGCCTGGAGAACCTGGGTCCCCAGCGTTGTAGGTATACATAGCTCTGTTCTTCCTCGGTACTACTGGAGTTCAGGGAACTCAGGGAAGCCGCCGGTGTCCCCCGGCCCTCGTCCGCGAACGACATCTTCTGGTCCCTGGCACCGGCGTTCGTGTCGACGGCAGCGTCACTCAGCCGGCTGCTGATGAAGTCTTCCACCTGAGCAGCGTCCTCTGGCGACAGCACAGGGAACTTCTGCAAACGCAGCGTGCATTGATAAGAAACAAACGCCTTGGAATTTTTGCGTTCGCCAATGATTGTGTAAAATCTAAAAACcatttgaaattttatccaaaTCAAGATCTAGTGGCTAACAAAGGTTTCATTTCTTCATGTCATATTGATGGTTGACATCTGAATTATCTGCTTTGCCTTTCTAGTAAGTTTATTTCGTATATATGTCTATAAGGGGTTCtacatttttggcgacaccttatAGGCGGGGCCAAATGGTACCCCATTATCACTGCACACTTGCTCGATTACTCGTTAGCATCAAGCTCAGGCTAGGCATTTATACTCTATGAATGAACTTTTGTTCGACACGAGCCAAAGAGCCTAAAAGAGACTCCTTGTGCTATACAAGTACAGCATGAAAACGGTTGCCCTTGGTTACCACACTCTGACGTCACGCTCACCTTGCGGTGTTTGAGAGTGTCGCCTGCGGACTGGATGACGTTGACGTCAAACGTGTCCTGGTCCTCCTCCCCGTACCCCTCCTCCCCATACTCCACCACGTTCTCGCGAGACTCCTCGTAGACGGGACTTTTGGGGTAGTCCAGCAGGGCGTCCCTCTTCCTCTTCAGGTACGAGCGGCGGAACGCCAGGAACACTATCACTACCACTATAAGAAAATTGGAGGAAAGGCACGAAATTACTGTCTTTGGAACGCGTCAGGAAAATCACTATCACTGCCgacaaacaagaacaaaaacGCACAAAATTACTGTCTTTGAAGCGCCAAGAACACTATCACTACCAATGTCAACAAACAATGAATCGAAGGTCTCCTAATGCCTCCTAATGCCACAGTCCTGGCCTCATCATGCGCTATATATAAGTCTCGAACCACCCGGGTGTTACAAAATCGGACAATACCACACTGCTTTCAGTAGGGGTGTCGGTCTGTAATGCTGCAGCACttgaaaaagctgctagggggccaaaattgtCATGTTTCTTTGAGACCCATCTCTCAAAATGCATGCGAATTCATCAAAAGAATCTTGAGTTACAACACCTTCTCATCCCATATTACATCGTCTTTTGTTAGTAGATCAACCTCATCAATGTTAGTTGttgtgcagcagaatattccatacgttgtaccttgtacaatcgCCGTGCAATACAATTTGTACATATCCGAAGTACCCCGACCTACCCATGAGGATGGCGACGCCGAAGAGAACGATGACGAGAGCGGCGGGTGAGATCTGGATGGGGCTGCGCACCGCCAGGGGGCCACAGTTCTGACCTGCATATCATATGGTAGGATCAAAAGGTGTTCGTCTAAAGGACAAAGTCGATTCTCACTTAAGTATTGACTGATATTTTGTTTACAGCAGCATACAGTCGATGTAGGGAACCTctcaaagttgaaattttgtatcaattttgtTTAAACATCTTTCACATGTGAAGATTATAGCATGCCAATGCATTTAGCTAGCAGTTCTTCTGTGAATAGTTTTTAAGTTATTAGCTCACCAACTTAAAATTAAATGTCAACACATAATGGTGCACCTACTAGCCCTTTACATCACAGAGATAAAGGCGAAATCTTGGTAACATTTCTAAAACTTTGATTTcgaaagttttaaaatgcttgATAGAGCAGCACGGGGAGGGCCAATATTATAGGGAGCTGTCAACTGACGAACCAAAATGGACTATATGCATTACATGGAGAAGGAGAGAAGAAACCTTTTAAAACAGTGACTTACGGTCCTTCACAATCTCGTCCGGATCGTCGGGACACGTGCAGTTGTACCCGGACAGGTAATTGTTGCAGACGCCGACGCCGCACGGGTTGTCCGCGCAGTAGTCCACCACGCTGCAGTCATCAGCCGTAAAGCCGTGCGCGCAGGTGCAGTTCCGCCCGCTCTCGTTACGCGTGGGGGTGTCCAGCTCGAGACAGCTGCCGCCGTTATAACACGGAAAGTAGTAACAGTTCCTGTCCACCGTACAGTTCTTACCTGTTACAAGAATGATATATACATCGAAATGTCATTCAATACTTATATCAGATAGAGGAATAGTCTGTGTATGTTCTCTCGACTTTTGTCACCAAGAACAGACAAACCCTGATAGGACAAAAAAACGACTATGGTTCCCCTTGTGGTTTCCTCTGAAATCGCAGTGGTCTGAAAATGATAAAGTTATGATATCCTAACTTGGATGATTTAAGGAAATATAGGTTTAGCTATATTTTCATGAGCTTACGTCTTACACAAGACGGAATTTATTACCAGAGTCCTATCCAAACGTACAATAAATGACATGTAAAAGTTCAATTGGTAATGCAAATGATCTAAGTATTCCAAGAGTTTTAAATCTTATATCAGGCTCTTTCGGGAAAAGGAGGGAGTGTCAAAATCCATCACGTGCAAAACTAGACTTAAGAATTGAACCTTTGTATTGTTCGGTGCATGCGCAGTTGTAGTCCGCGATCAGGTCCGTACAGATGGCCCCATTCTGACACGGATCCGGACCGCAGTCGTCGATGTTCTCACACGTCAGGGGAGCGGGATCGGGATCGACTGTTCTGTATCCCTCCGCGCACTCACAAACCCCGACGTCACACGCCTCCCCGCGGTCCAGTCGGCACGGGTACGACTCACACGTCTGGTTTGGCATACAGCTGAACTCAACGTCCCTTTGGGGGTTAGACAAACAGAGGGACACGGCAGTCGGTAAGGTCTACTAGTAGCTGCGAGTTGAGAGAACACTGAACGTTTTGAGTTTGGAAGCCGCTTTCTAAACTGAAGGGCAGAGGCTTGagcacatgcatgcacacacgggcgcgcgcacacacacacgtacatacacacatacacacacacacacacacacacacacgcgcacacacacacatacacatacacacacacacacacatacatatatacacatgtacactcaaacgctcacacacacacacacacacacacacacacatgcacacacatgcacacacacgcacacaaacgcacacacactagcaggtgtacacacacacacacctaaacACTTGTACACAAGAATGGACATTGAGCACGCAGACAAAAGCAGGAGGGGGCTAGCTAAATAGCAAACTTACATACAGAGAGAACAACGTCTCCATCCCTCACCTGAACGCGACGTTCTGTCTCTGAAACTCGTACGGCAGTGGCGCATCCTCCCCCACGCTGAAGCGCAGGTCGTCCAGACAGCCTCGGAACGACGTCCTCATGTCGGACGGTAGCCCCCGCGGGTCTGCCACTCCGCCCACAAACAACTTCTCAGCGTTCAGCACGTGGGCAGTGTCTGAGCTCTCACCTGAGGTGGAAGGGACG encodes the following:
- the LOC136436075 gene encoding putative neural-cadherin 2, whose product is MFLTTMKGRPSFVLRSLLITVFFLGYFGDVSCDTFVDKGGYLLWNAGRNVLDRAEDRLEFSFRYCNDKGLLIYQQGEGENYFALGVTEGRLYIEASIEDRVVEVFIGESTQDVVLKNQTHEVIMTGLRGLDSDMRITINGTEYPPQILTVVSVELSFSSPAMNGQTLVGGYKNIIDLRLNTQRLKAYPIVCMFYIRTGEGEDLSALSLTSTDESLGASDTCHTCPQPSTVSMTTLTSYIEMQIDKTPTTNTVINFKFRTKAPNGLLLYFGGPAYLAVYLRDGALVLRLNTKGSGVDAVRQSTRVAPFNDGEWQEITIRRDNNVATMYSLAGDVLARVEFVGESSDTAHVLNAEKLFVGGVADPRGLPSDMRTSFRGCLDDLRFSVGEDAPLPYEFQRQNVAFRDVEFSCMPNQTCESYPCRLDRGEACDVGVCECAEGYRTVDPDPAPLTCENIDDCGPDPCQNGAICTDLIADYNCACTEQYKGKNCTVDRNCYYFPCYNGGSCLELDTPTRNESGRNCTCAHGFTADDCSVVDYCADNPCGVGVCNNYLSGYNCTCPDDPDEIVKDRQNCGPLAVRSPIQISPAALVIVLFGVAILMVVVIVFLAFRRSYLKRKRDALLDYPKSPVYEESRENVVEYGEEGYGEEDQDTFDVNVIQSAGDTLKHRKKFPVLSPEDAAQVEDFISSRLSDAAVDTNAGARDQKMSFADEGRGTPAASLSSLNSSSTEEEQSYVYLQRWGPRFSRLSDMFNDGQSDSD